A section of the Oryza sativa Japonica Group chromosome 1, ASM3414082v1 genome encodes:
- the LOC4327680 gene encoding single myb histone 4 isoform X2: MGAPKQKWTSEEEEALRRGVLKHGPGKWRTIQKDPEFSPVLSSRSNIDLKDKWRNLSFSASGLGSRDKLKVPRIKGPSSSTSPSSQTPLLVLPPNKVAEASPSADPEKSSQDVKIPNSMVIEALCEIGDPNGSDVDAICHYIEQRHEVQANFRRLLTAKLRRLIAAKKIEKIDRSYRITESYAAKVSQANKSPSPKKDPAKPLKASQNLGSFAGTSPALEAAAAAAMKVADAEAKSHLANEHMTEAERIFKLAEETESLVTLATEIYERCSRGEILTIMQVAQSNFEFQSVSGNGSGTGSTVLA, from the exons ATGGGCGCCCCGAAGCAGAAGTGGacctcggaggaggaggaggcgctgcGGCGCGGCGTGCTCAAGCATGGCCCCGGCAAGTGGCGCACCATCCAGAAGGATCCGGAGTTCAGCCCCGTCCTCTCCTCCCGCTCGAACATCGACCTCAAG GACAAATGGAGGAATTTGAGTTTTAGTGCAAGTGGACTGGGTTCAAGGGATAAATTAAAGGTTCCAAGGATAAAAGGGCCTTCATCTTCCACATCTCCAAGCTCTCAGACTCCGCTTCTCGTCCTACCCCCAAATAAAGTTGCTGAGGCTTCACCATCCGCAGATCCTGAGAAAAGCTCTCAGGATGTGAAGATTCCAAA TTCCATGGTAATAGAAGCTCTTTGTGAAATTGGGGATCCAAATGGTTCGGATGTTGATGCAATTTGCCACTACATAGAG CAAAGGCACGAGGTGCAAGCGAATTTTAGAAGATTGCTTACTGCAAAATTAAGGAGGCTTATAGCAGCGAAAAAGATTGAAAAG ATTGACAGGTCCTATAGGATCACAGAATCTTATGCAGCCAAAGTTTCGCAAGCAAATAAGTCTCCAAGTCCAAAGAAGGATCCAGCCAAGCCACTGAAGGCATCGCAGAATTTAGGTTCATTTGCTGGTACGAGTCCTGCCCTagaagcagctgcagctgcagctatGAAAGTGGCTGATGCGGAGGCCAAATCACACCTTGCGAATGAGCACATGACGGAGGCTGAAAGGATCTTCAAGCTTGCTGAGGAGACCGAGTCTCTCGTTACACTCGCAACAGAGATCTATGAACGAT GTTCAAGAGGAGAGATATTAACAATAATGCAAGTGGCGCAAAGCAATTTTGAATTCCAATCTGTTAGCGGCAACGGCAGCGGCACTGGTTCTACTGTACTTGCATAG
- the LOC4327680 gene encoding single myb histone 4 isoform X1, protein MGAPKQKWTSEEEEALRRGVLKHGPGKWRTIQKDPEFSPVLSSRSNIDLKDKWRNLSFSASGLGSRDKLKVPRIKGPSSSTSPSSQTPLLVLPPNKVAEASPSADPEKSSQDVKIPKYSSMVIEALCEIGDPNGSDVDAICHYIEQRHEVQANFRRLLTAKLRRLIAAKKIEKIDRSYRITESYAAKVSQANKSPSPKKDPAKPLKASQNLGSFAGTSPALEAAAAAAMKVADAEAKSHLANEHMTEAERIFKLAEETESLVTLATEIYERCSRGEILTIMQVAQSNFEFQSVSGNGSGTGSTVLA, encoded by the exons ATGGGCGCCCCGAAGCAGAAGTGGacctcggaggaggaggaggcgctgcGGCGCGGCGTGCTCAAGCATGGCCCCGGCAAGTGGCGCACCATCCAGAAGGATCCGGAGTTCAGCCCCGTCCTCTCCTCCCGCTCGAACATCGACCTCAAG GACAAATGGAGGAATTTGAGTTTTAGTGCAAGTGGACTGGGTTCAAGGGATAAATTAAAGGTTCCAAGGATAAAAGGGCCTTCATCTTCCACATCTCCAAGCTCTCAGACTCCGCTTCTCGTCCTACCCCCAAATAAAGTTGCTGAGGCTTCACCATCCGCAGATCCTGAGAAAAGCTCTCAGGATGTGAAGATTCCAAA GTACAGTTCCATGGTAATAGAAGCTCTTTGTGAAATTGGGGATCCAAATGGTTCGGATGTTGATGCAATTTGCCACTACATAGAG CAAAGGCACGAGGTGCAAGCGAATTTTAGAAGATTGCTTACTGCAAAATTAAGGAGGCTTATAGCAGCGAAAAAGATTGAAAAG ATTGACAGGTCCTATAGGATCACAGAATCTTATGCAGCCAAAGTTTCGCAAGCAAATAAGTCTCCAAGTCCAAAGAAGGATCCAGCCAAGCCACTGAAGGCATCGCAGAATTTAGGTTCATTTGCTGGTACGAGTCCTGCCCTagaagcagctgcagctgcagctatGAAAGTGGCTGATGCGGAGGCCAAATCACACCTTGCGAATGAGCACATGACGGAGGCTGAAAGGATCTTCAAGCTTGCTGAGGAGACCGAGTCTCTCGTTACACTCGCAACAGAGATCTATGAACGAT GTTCAAGAGGAGAGATATTAACAATAATGCAAGTGGCGCAAAGCAATTTTGAATTCCAATCTGTTAGCGGCAACGGCAGCGGCACTGGTTCTACTGTACTTGCATAG